The sequence CCAGGGGTCGCCCTTCACTCCCAAGGAATTCGTCCCCCTGCTCCCTCCGAACAACGGCCAGGACCAGGGACCGGGATTGCCCAACCCCGGTGCCAGCGGGCAGGATTGCAACAAGATCCTCTACTTCTTCCAGGGCAAGCTCTACCAACTCCGGCCCGGGCCGATGCCGCGCGGCGGGGGCAACCCGGAGTTCTATTACATGCAGCCCTACGGGGGGCCGCAGATCCCTGGGTTCCCCACCCCCGGTCCGATGATTCCCGGAGCGCCGGGGCCCAGCACCCCGGATCAGTCCGTCCCGCCGCGTCGAATCTGAGGCAGGCGGTCAGCCCGCAGCCGCGAGGGCTCCCATCGTACGATGGGAGCCCTCGTGTTACCCGCCGGAGATCAGATCTGTTGCTCAGTGCGTGCCGTCTGCCCCTTGATCGTCGCCCTGTTTCTTGACCCGCCTCTGCGGCTCGTCCACCTGCCTGGGCTCTGTCCACGAACCCGGACCCGGGGCGGGTCCGACGCGAGTCTGATCGAGCACCTGCGGTAGATTGAGGAGAATGTTGGTGATGGTCGAAAGACCGCCCGATTGAGGTTGGGCCGGCCTTGCCGGCGCGGCCTCGCGCGAGGCGGGAGCGGGGTGGCCGGAAGGAACAACCTCCCGCACCTGCTGGATGGGAGCAGGAGGTGCAGCCGCCGTATCCTTGATTGTCGTGACGGGCTCCGCCTGCTGCGGCGGCCTCAGCCCGAGCATACCCTGCCCCTTGGGGGTCATCGTACCCAGCGTTGCGAGCACCGTAAAGAGACCAAAGATAGCAGCAACCGTCTTAGTCATTGTGCGCTCCATCAACGGACAGATCCATTGGCCTTCCTCGGTAAATATACCCAGATACTATCGTTCTCAAAACACCCCAGGGCGCACCGGCGTTCGGGCATCGTCCGGCCCGGCCAAGATTAGCCGGAAGGTTCGGGAGACTTCCCCCGGGACCGCAGGCGGGCAGATCCCCGAACCTCGGGGTTGACCAGCGACCGGGGCCACTCTCCCTGCAAGGCCCTCGCCACCTCTTCGGCCACCCGGCGCTTCAGGGTAAGTTTCGCCTCCTCGCTGTACCAAGCGACATGCGGGGTCAAGAGCGCATTGGGAGCGGTACGCAGCGGGTGGCTCGCCTTGAGGGGTTCTTGCTCGAACACGTCGATCCCGGCGCCGGCCAGCTTCCCGGTCTGGAGGGCTCGCGCCAGCGCCGCCGTGTCGATCACAGCTCCGCGGGACGTATTGATGAGAATGGCCGTGGGCTTCATCAGCGCGATCTCGGTCGGACCGAGCAGATGTTGGGTCTCCGTTGAGAGCGGGGTGTGGAACGTTACGAAATCGGACTGGCGGAGGAGTGTCTGGTAGTCGACAAGGACCGCTCCCCCCTCAATCGCGGCGGACCGGCTGATGTACGGATCATAGGTCAACCGGTGGAGGCCGAACGGTTCCGCGTACCCGGAAACGATCCGCCCGATCCTGCCGAACCCGACGATCCCGAGGGTGAGCCCCTTGAGGCGCGGGACCGGCGGCACGACGTCCGGCCCTTTGAGCCACCGTCCCTGCCGGAGCGCACTGTCGTACTGCAACAAACGGCGGTGCACGGCCAGCAGAAGGGCAACCGCGTGCAGCGCGACCTCCTGGGTCCCGTAGTCGGGCACGTTGGCGACGCAGATCCCTGCCCGCGTGGCCGCCTCGATGTCCACACCGTCGTACCCGACCCCGTACCGGACGATCAGAAGGCACCTCGGCATCGCCGCGATCATTTCCGCGTCCAGCGCGACGGTTTGGTTGATGACGGCGTCGGCGCGGCCGAGGGCCGATCTCAGCGTGGGGCGATCCGAGGACTTGAGTACCTCGAGCTGCACACCCATCGGCCGCAGGATGCGCTCCTCCGGCTCGAGGTCCGGGAAGTCGTGATCGGTGATCAGAACGGCGTGCCCCATGCGGTGGCATTTTACCTCCGGCACGGCCGCATTCCTCTCGGGGGAAGCGGGAAAGTTTGAGAGGAGACGGGCCGCGCCGCCCAGTATACTGTAGATGGTGAGCGTATCATGAGATCGCGTAGGTTGCCGGTTTGGATCGGAGCTCTGCCGTACGCCCTGATCACGTCGGGGGCGGTGCTGCGGGTCGTCCCCCACCCCGCCAATTTTGCCCCGATCGGCGCGATGGCCCTCTTTGGTGGGGCGCTGCTCCCCGGGGCATGGGCGTTCGCGGTGCCGCTCGCTGCGCTCGTCCTCTCCGACCTGGTGCTCGGCTTCTACGCGGGATGGATGTGGGTCTACGGAAGCTTCGCCCTGATCGTCCTCATTGGCACCGCGCTCCGCCGCCGGCGGACGACGCTGCGGATTGCCGGCGCGGCGGTTGGGTCTTCGATCCTCTTCTTCGTGATCACCAACCTGGGGGAGTGGTTCGGGCCGCTCTACCCACACACCCTGGCGGGCCTCGGCGCCGACTTCGCCGCCGCGATCCCGTTCTTTCGCAACACCGCGCTCAGCGACCTCGCGTATGTGCTGGCCTTCTTCGGGATCTACGAAAGCGCGATTCGCCTGGCCCGTAGGCCAGCCGGGCGCCTCGCCTCCGCTCCTCAGCGCACCACGTAGCGAATCCGCAGCACGACGTAGGCGTCGATGGGAACGTCGTCGCGCCGGGCGGGGGCAAACCGCCAGCGCTTCACGGCGTCGGTCGCGGCATGGTCCAGTTCTGCGGACCCCGAGGACGTGGTGACGTCAATTCGATCGACCGTGCCGTCGGCCAACACCAGCGCACGCAGCCCCACGGTCCCTTCCGCCGCATCGAGTGCCAGCGCGCTCCCAAGGTCCTGCCGTCTGACCACCAGGCGGAGGGCATCCGGCGGGTAGACGGTCCCCACCGACGTGAGCACCCTCGGAGGGGTGAGGTGAGGCGGAATGCTCGACGGAACCCCGCTGGCCGGACCCATCTCCTGCGCGGGAAGCTCACCAACCTCATCGGGGACGGCGGGGCCGGACGCACGCCCCGCGGCGGCGTCGGGGCCTGCCGCCGTCCCTCCCTCATGGGTCCTGGGCCCCGCAGCCCGCAGCGCCGGAGTGGCCGGGTCGGCGTCAGGTCGACCCGCGGCCGGCGACGAATCGGAAGCGGCCTCAGAGGGAGAGGCTCCCACCCGCGAGGAGGACCCCGCCCGCGGCGGAGAGCTCACGGGGGTCGAGCTCGTGTGCACGGGCGAACCGCCTCGCCGGTGTGCCTGGGATTGCGGCAACTGAACCCTGCCCCGGGCAGGCTCGGAAGGGGAAGATGGTCGACGGGACGCTGGCTGCGCCGTCGGCGACCCGAGGGGTGGGGTTGCCGCCCCGGAAAACAACGGGAGCCCCTCATCGGCGGCGCTCGGACCCGGGACCTCCCGGGTCCTTGCGCTGGTTGGACGAGGGGAAGGCGGGGCGGCCGGCGGGCGGAAGCGCACCCATCCACTCCCTCCCGCAGCCGCTGCAACAGCCGCCGTGCATGCCACGATCAGGATCCGGCGCCGAACGGTGCTCATCAGCCGCACACCCCTAGAAGCTCTTCGCGAGGCCCAAGAAGACAGTCCTCCCCGGCTCGGGGAAGCCGAGCGATTCCTGGTACTGCACGTCGAAGAGGTTTTCGACGCCGACCTGCAGTGTGTACCCATTGTCGAGCGCCCACGCCGCGGTAATCCCGGTCAGCCAGTACCCCGGGACCCTAACGGTGTTCGCGGGATCGGCAAACCGATCGCCGACGTAGCGCACGAGAGCGGTCACGGTGCTGCCGCGAGCCCACCGGTAGGAGAGTTCCACGTTCGCCTGCTGGCGCGGGATGTAGATGACATCGAACCCGGAATTCGCGTCGCGCGCCAGCTGGTCGGTGAAGTTGAGGCGAACGAACCATCGCTCGGCCACCCGTCCCACGAGCTCGATCGACGCGCCATCCACGACCGCATGGCCCACGTTCATCGGAACAAAAAGCGGAGGCGAAGAGGTGATGAGATTCGTGGCATCCGTGTGATAGCCGGTAAGTTGAAGGGCGAGACCCGGCATCAGCGTGTAGTCCAGGCCGAGGTCATAGGACCACGCGGTCTCCGGCTGCAGCCCGGGATTCCCGAACAGTGCGGGCGCCAATTCGTCGAAGCTCGGCGCTCGGAACGTCCGGCCGAAACCGGCGCGCAGCGCCAGGCGGTCGCTGAGCAGCACAACAACGCCGATCCGTGGATCGATTTGGGTTCCGTACGATTGATACATATCGTCTCGGACCCCGAAGGAGAGCAGGGTGCCGGGAGAGACCTGCCAGTCGTCTTGCACGTAGAAGCCGAGGTCGCTGCCGGTGTTGGTGAAGGTGGCCGGGGCGTTGTCGAAGTGCGCAATCGTCTGTCCCTGATACTCTGCCCCTAGCGTGAGGAGATGACCGGGGCCCGGCACGGTGACGACCTGGCCCTGCAGTCCCCACAGGCTCGCGGTGTCGTCAGACTGGAACGCGGTCCCCGGACTGTTGAAGTTCACATCGTCATCGAGGGTGTATAGCCGCAGCATCGCTCCGGGGCCGTCGGCCCGTCCCCGACGCCAGGACAAGTCCAGAAGGGTTCGACCCTCGAGGGTACGGGCGAGCAGATCCTGGAGCGCCGTTGGCAGCGGCCCGGGGGTACCGACGTCATGCGAGAACCGGTTGAGGGTGAGCGTCACCCCGGCATCGTCGGCAGTCGGCCAGCGGAGCTTGACCATTGTGGTGAAATCGGAGAAATCGGTGTCGGGGGCGAAGCCGGCACCGGAGTTGAGGATGCCTTGAACGAGGTAGGTGAGGTCCTCCAGCCGGCCGCCGAGCGAGAGGAGATTGCCGGTAAGACCATATGAGCCGACCCGCGATGATACCGTCGTCTCCGGCGTGGACTTTGTGACGATATTGATTACACCTCCGAGCGCCGCGCTGCCGTAGATCGCTGAGAAAGGCCCGCGGAGAACCTCGATGCGATCGACGTTTTGGATCGGGAGGGTGCTGAGGTCGACGCTTGCCTGATCGGGGCGGTTGATCGGGACGCCATCAAGGAGAACGAGCACCTGTGTGGAGGAAGAACCGCGGATGCTCACCGTGGTAAGCGAGCCCGGGCCGCCGCTGTTTTTGATCCGGATCTCGGGCAATACTCGGAGGGCGTCCGCGACATTGAGGGCGCCCATCGCCGCGATCTCATCGCCGGTGATGACGCTGATTGAGCCCGGCGTCGTAGTCGGGAGCTGCGGCCGCTTGCCGGCCACTTCGATTTCCGGCAGCTCGAATGTCGGCGGTGCGGGCGGCGGCTGCTCCTGGGCCCGCCCGGGGGGAGCGGCGATGAGCGTGAGAGCCAGAACCTGTGGAACCACTCTCCAACCGACAGATCGGATGAGCGCCGAGCCGAATAATCGAGCCAGCATGCATCCATCCCCCCGTCTGCGGCTCCAGACCCGAAAAAACCGGCCCCCATGAGACCCACGGGGACCGAAACGGCACAAGGCCGCAAGCGTACCTTCCTCTCAGCCGAAGGTCACCGTACGCGATCGATTGGGCAGGTTTCCTGGCTCCGGATCCTCACCGCTCCGCGCCTTCCCGGTTATCCCAGTGGCGATCTGGCTGGAGCAGCTCCCCGTTACAGTGGCGGGACCGCGCCGGCATTGCGGCACCGCGGATATCTGCGGGCCGCGCACCGGACTTCCCTTTTACTCCCGGCGAACCGGGAGCACCCAACCGACACGGTATGAAGTTTGGTTTCTACTATAGCATGAGACGGATTGGAGTCAAACAAGCGAATCAACTCGCCTAAAATCTTACTATGCGGCGTATCGTCACCTCATCGAAAATCTTACCGGGCGCTATCCCCCACCCTGCGCGCCCGGAGGCTCCGGTGACCCCTGCAGCCCGTCGCGAATATGTCCGCACCCTCCGCCCGCGCTATACCCTCGCCCCACGGCGCGCGAAGCCCGCCATCCTCGACGAATTCTGTGCCACAACGGGATACCATCGCAAGTACGCCATCAGGCTCCTCAACTGCCCGCACCCCACCGACCGGCACGCCCCACCGCCGAGCGCCGGCCTATTCGGACGAGGTCGTCACGATCCTGGCGGCGATCTGGGAGGCGGCCGGCTATCCCTGGTCCCGCCGCCTGCAGGCGCTCCTGCCGCTTTGGCTCCCCTGGGCGCGCCGCCACTTTGCCATTCCGCCCGCCCTCGACCGCCGGTTGCGCCGGATCAGTCCCAGTACGATCGACCGGCGCCTGCAAGCCCGGAAACGCCAGGCGCGCCGCCGCCTGTACGGGCGCACCAAACCCGGCACCCTGCTCAAGCACCATATCCCGCTGCGCACCGAGCACTGGCCCGTCACCACGCCCGGGTTCACCGAAGTCGACCTCGTCGCCCATTCCGGCAATTCGGCCGATGGCGACTTTCTCCAGTCCCTCAATCTCACCGATCTCCATACCGGCTGGGTCGAGTCCTGCGCCGTGCTCGGCAAGACC comes from bacterium and encodes:
- a CDS encoding DUF6580 family putative transport protein → MRSRRLPVWIGALPYALITSGAVLRVVPHPANFAPIGAMALFGGALLPGAWAFAVPLAALVLSDLVLGFYAGWMWVYGSFALIVLIGTALRRRRTTLRIAGAAVGSSILFFVITNLGEWFGPLYPHTLAGLGADFAAAIPFFRNTALSDLAYVLAFFGIYESAIRLARRPAGRLASAPQRTT
- a CDS encoding energy transducer TonB: MGPASGVPSSIPPHLTPPRVLTSVGTVYPPDALRLVVRRQDLGSALALDAAEGTVGLRALVLADGTVDRIDVTTSSGSAELDHAATDAVKRWRFAPARRDDVPIDAYVVLRIRYVVR
- a CDS encoding TonB-dependent receptor translates to MVPQVLALTLIAAPPGRAQEQPPPAPPTFELPEIEVAGKRPQLPTTTPGSISVITGDEIAAMGALNVADALRVLPEIRIKNSGGPGSLTTVSIRGSSSTQVLVLLDGVPINRPDQASVDLSTLPIQNVDRIEVLRGPFSAIYGSAALGGVINIVTKSTPETTVSSRVGSYGLTGNLLSLGGRLEDLTYLVQGILNSGAGFAPDTDFSDFTTMVKLRWPTADDAGVTLTLNRFSHDVGTPGPLPTALQDLLARTLEGRTLLDLSWRRGRADGPGAMLRLYTLDDDVNFNSPGTAFQSDDTASLWGLQGQVVTVPGPGHLLTLGAEYQGQTIAHFDNAPATFTNTGSDLGFYVQDDWQVSPGTLLSFGVRDDMYQSYGTQIDPRIGVVVLLSDRLALRAGFGRTFRAPSFDELAPALFGNPGLQPETAWSYDLGLDYTLMPGLALQLTGYHTDATNLITSSPPLFVPMNVGHAVVDGASIELVGRVAERWFVRLNFTDQLARDANSGFDVIYIPRQQANVELSYRWARGSTVTALVRYVGDRFADPANTVRVPGYWLTGITAAWALDNGYTLQVGVENLFDVQYQESLGFPEPGRTVFLGLAKSF
- a CDS encoding C-terminal binding protein; amino-acid sequence: MPEVKCHRMGHAVLITDHDFPDLEPEERILRPMGVQLEVLKSSDRPTLRSALGRADAVINQTVALDAEMIAAMPRCLLIVRYGVGYDGVDIEAATRAGICVANVPDYGTQEVALHAVALLLAVHRRLLQYDSALRQGRWLKGPDVVPPVPRLKGLTLGIVGFGRIGRIVSGYAEPFGLHRLTYDPYISRSAAIEGGAVLVDYQTLLRQSDFVTFHTPLSTETQHLLGPTEIALMKPTAILINTSRGAVIDTAALARALQTGKLAGAGIDVFEQEPLKASHPLRTAPNALLTPHVAWYSEEAKLTLKRRVAEEVARALQGEWPRSLVNPEVRGSARLRSRGKSPEPSG